The following coding sequences are from one Panicum hallii strain FIL2 chromosome 5, PHallii_v3.1, whole genome shotgun sequence window:
- the LOC112895052 gene encoding zinc finger protein MAGPIE-like, producing MASEAASSIISNPLAPLTNLQQPASHQQAAEQQPPLPPRAKKKRNLPGTPDPDAEVIALSPRTLLATNRFVCEICGKGFQRDQNLQLHRRGHNLPWKLRQRSGKEPRKRVYVCPEKSCVHHNPARALGDLTGIKKHFCRKHGEKKWKCDKCSKRYAVQSDWKAHSKTCGTREYRCDCGTLFSRRDSFITHRAFCDALAEETARLSAAAAAPSAATSLCGQSSSSYLFAGLAVRPNMMLPPAPAAPHLKPAGLSLWGGNTLGDIGGGVLAGPGGGAPVPPHLYADLLARTSDAAVQLGLGWLYGNGKLSSSNNASELTTATTEAESVPSVFSGQQHAKPAAPTDMSATALLQKAAQMGAVTSGNAMSDDAGAATLFQQSANNNPTGNVAYDDVLSAVRHAGLIKDAAVGREETRDFLGVGVQPLCSSSLPLQGWI from the exons ATGGCAAGTGAAGCGGCATCATCCATCATCTCCAACCCCTTGGCTCCTCTCACCAACCTGCAGCAGCCGGCGTCTCATCAACAAGCAGCTGAGCAGCAGCCGCCTCTCCCTCCTCGCGCCAAGAAGAAGCGCAACCTCCCGGGCACACCAG ACCCTGATGCCGAGGTCATCGCGCTGTCGCCGAGGACGCTGCTGGCCACGAACCGGTTCGTGTGCGAGATCTGCGGCAAGGGCTTCCAGCGCGACCAGAACCTGCAGCTCCACCGGCGGGGGCACAACCTGCCATGGAAGCTGCGGCAGCGCAGCGGCAAGGAGCCCCGGAAGCGCGTCTACGTGTGCCCGGAGAAGAGCTGCGTCCACCACAACCCGGCGCGCGCGCTCGGCGACCTCACCGGAATCAAGAAGCACTTCTGCCGGAAGCACGGCGAGAAGAAGTGGAAGTGCGACAAGTGCAGCAAGCGCTACGCCGTGCAGTCGGACTGGAAGGCGCACTCCAAGACCTGCGGCACCAGGGAGTACCGATGCGACTGCGGCACGCTCTTCTCGAG GCGCGACAGCTTCATCACCCACCGCGCCTTCTGCGACGCGCTGGCGGAGGAGACGGCCAGGctcagcgccgccgcggccgcgcccagcgccgccacgtCGCTCTGCGGCcagagcagcagcagctaccTCTTCGCGGGGCTGGCCGTGCGCCCCAATATGATGCTcccgccggcccccgccgcACCGCACCTCAAGCCTGCTGGGCTCTCGCTCTGGGGCGGCAACACGCTGGGCGACATCGGTGGTGGCGTCCTGGCCGGGCCAGGTGGCGGTGCGCCAGTGCCCCCGCACCTGTACGCGGATCTCCTCGCGCGGACCTCGGACGCGGCGGTGCAGCTGGGGCTGGGCTGGCTGTACGGGAACGGCAAGCTCTCCTCGTCAAACAACGCCAGCGAGCTGACGACGGCGACAACGGAGGCGGAAAGCGTGCCCTCCGTGTTCAGCGGGCAGCAGCACGCGAAGCCCGCGGCGCCCACCGACATGTCCGCGACGGCGCTGCTGCAGAAGGCCGCGCAGATGGGTGCCGTGACGTCCGGCAACGCCATGTCCGACGACGCTGGAGCAGCCACGTTGTTCCAGCAGAGCGCTAATAACAATCCCACCGGGAACGTGGCCTACGACGACGTCTTGTCGGCGGTGCGCCACGCCGGGCTCATCAAGGACGCCGCCGTGGGGAGGGAGGAGACCAGGGATTTCTTAGGCGTTGGCGTGCAACCGCTGTGCTCTTCATCGCTGCCTCTGCAAGGTTGGATTTGA